In the genome of Deinococcus seoulensis, one region contains:
- a CDS encoding RBBP9/YdeN family alpha/beta hydrolase — translation MTPTIVIVPGLGDSGPEHWQSLWTEKFGAARVRQDDPDRPTPAAWSQRLQEVIEATPGDLVLVGHSCGVLNIVHWAALTGGHGRVKGALLVSPTDADRAFDEYPAVAQMAPVPMQELPFPALVVASENDPFASFERAEAFADAWGAAFISAGEAGHINVASGHGDWPDGEVLLSEALHAWTPPDIVRF, via the coding sequence ATGACACCGACCATCGTGATCGTGCCGGGCCTGGGGGACAGCGGCCCGGAGCACTGGCAGTCCCTGTGGACCGAGAAGTTCGGCGCGGCGCGCGTGCGGCAGGACGACCCGGACCGCCCGACCCCGGCGGCGTGGTCGCAGCGGCTTCAGGAGGTGATCGAGGCGACGCCGGGTGATCTGGTGCTGGTGGGGCACTCGTGCGGGGTGCTGAACATCGTGCACTGGGCGGCCCTGACGGGCGGGCACGGGCGGGTGAAGGGCGCGCTGCTGGTCAGTCCGACCGACGCGGACCGGGCGTTCGATGAGTACCCGGCCGTGGCGCAGATGGCCCCGGTGCCCATGCAGGAGTTGCCGTTCCCGGCGCTGGTGGTCGCCAGCGAGAACGACCCGTTCGCCAGTTTCGAGCGGGCCGAGGCGTTCGCGGACGCGTGGGGCGCGGCGTTCATCTCGGCGGGTGAGGCGGGGCACATCAACGTCGCCAGCGGGCACGGCGACTGGCCGGACGGTGAGGTGCTGCTGAGCGAGGCGCTGCACGCCTGGACGCCGCCGGACATCGTGCGCTTCTGA